A genomic region of Arvicola amphibius chromosome 7, mArvAmp1.2, whole genome shotgun sequence contains the following coding sequences:
- the LOC119819963 gene encoding cysteine-rich protein 2 has translation MASKCPKCDKTVYFAEKVSSLGKDWHKFCLKCERCNKTLTPGGHAEHDGKPFCHKPCYATLFGPKGVNIGGAGSYIYEKPLAEGPQVTGPIEVPVVRTEEKKTSGPPKGPSKASSVTTFTGEPNMCPRCNKRVYFAEKVTSLGKDWHRPCLRCERCSKTLTPGGHAEHDGQPYCHKPCYGILFGPKGVNTGAVGSYIYDKDPEGTVQP, from the exons ATGGCCTCCAAGTGTCCCAAGTGTGACAAGACCGTGTACTTCG CCGAGAAGGTGAGCTCCCTGGGCAAGGACTGGCACAAGTTCTGTCTCAAATGCGAGCGCTGCAACAAGACACTGACCCCTGGGGGCCACGCTGAGCATGATGGGAAGCCCTTCTGCCACAAGCCCTGCTATGCCACACTGTTTGGACCCAAAG GCGTGAATATAGGGGGCGCTGGTTCCTACATCTATGAGAAGCCTCTGGCTGAGGGCCCTCAGGTCACTGGCCCCATCGAGGTCCCTGTGGTGCGAACAGAGGAGAAGAAGACCAGCGGACCCCCCAAAGGTCCCAGCAAAG CCTCTAGTGTCACTACATTCACTGGGGAGCCCAACATGTGTCCTCGATGCAACAAGAGGGTGTACTTTG CTGAGAAGGTGACCTCTCTGGGCAAGGATTGGCACCGGCCCTGCTTGCGCTGTGAGCGCTGCTCCAAGACGCTGACTCCCGGCGGGCATGCTGAG CATGACGGCCAGCCCTACTGCCACAAGCCTTGCTATGGAATTCTCTTTGGACCCAAGG GTGTGAATACCGGTGCTGTGGGCAGCTATATCTATGACAAGGACCCTGAAGGCACCGTTCAGCCTTAG